Proteins encoded in a region of the Elizabethkingia bruuniana genome:
- a CDS encoding MIP/aquaporin family protein yields the protein MTPFTAEIIGTMLLILLGNGVVANVLLKDTKGNNSGWIVITTAWALAVFVGVTVAGPVSGAHLNPAVTIGLAIAGKFPWESVPSYIAAQMIGAMAGAFLVWLFHKDHFAITEDEGAKLACFSTSPAIAKPVSNIISEIIGTFVLVFVVFYISDANISIPNTPDVKIGLGTVGAIPVAFLVWAIGLSLGGTTGYAINPARDLGPRIMHAILPIKGSSQWSYAWIPILGPVIGAALAALLFGILK from the coding sequence ATGACACCATTTACAGCAGAAATTATAGGTACAATGTTACTTATTCTTCTTGGGAACGGCGTAGTAGCAAATGTTCTTCTAAAAGATACCAAAGGCAATAATTCAGGATGGATTGTTATTACCACAGCATGGGCATTAGCCGTTTTTGTGGGAGTAACTGTTGCCGGCCCCGTCAGCGGAGCTCATCTTAATCCGGCCGTTACAATCGGACTGGCAATTGCAGGGAAATTTCCATGGGAATCTGTTCCTTCATATATTGCAGCTCAGATGATCGGAGCTATGGCCGGAGCATTTCTGGTATGGCTATTCCACAAAGATCATTTTGCTATTACCGAAGACGAAGGAGCGAAATTAGCCTGCTTCAGTACAAGTCCGGCAATTGCAAAACCTGTTTCAAATATAATCAGCGAGATCATTGGGACTTTTGTGCTTGTTTTCGTTGTCTTCTATATCAGTGATGCTAATATCTCGATCCCAAATACTCCGGATGTCAAAATAGGCCTTGGAACTGTCGGTGCTATTCCTGTTGCATTTTTAGTATGGGCTATAGGTTTATCTTTAGGTGGTACAACCGGTTATGCTATAAATCCGGCAAGAGATCTGGGACCAAGAATCATGCATGCTATTTTACCAATAAAAGGCAGCAGCCAATGGAGCTACGCATGGATTCCAATTTTAGGACCAGTTATAGGAGCCGCTCTGGCAGCTTTACTATTCGGAATTTTAAAATAA
- the glpK gene encoding glycerol kinase GlpK translates to MDEKLILALDQGTTSSRAILFNKSGEIKFVSQKSFEQIFPTPGWVEHDPNEIWSSQISVAAEVIAKAGISGLEVAAIGITNQRETTVVWDRHTSEPIYNAIVWQDRRTSRYCDELKSQGHTDEIKQKTGLVLDAYFSATKLKWILDNVEGAREKAEAGDLCFGTVDTWLIWKLTRGKMFITDVSNASRTMMFNIRTMDWDDDLLKLFNIPRAILPEVKQSSEVYGETSTTLFSTKIPIAGIAGDQQAALFGQMCTKPGMVKNTYGTGCFLLMNTGNEAVYSKNNLLTTVAWKINGEVSYALEGSVFVGGAAIQWLRDGLKIIHDSSEVSTLAETVEDNGGVYFVPALTGLGAPYWDQYARGTIIGVTRGTTDGHIARATLEGIAFQVYDIVKAMEADAGTQSTELRVDGGASASDMLMQIQSDLFGFKIIRPKTLETTALGAAYLAGLAVGFWESVDEIQSQWIIEKEFTPKEDKSKIDNMVNFWHKAVKRSQAWIEE, encoded by the coding sequence ATGGACGAAAAACTAATTTTAGCACTAGACCAAGGAACAACCTCATCACGGGCAATCCTTTTTAACAAAAGCGGAGAAATAAAATTCGTATCACAGAAAAGTTTTGAGCAGATATTCCCTACACCGGGATGGGTAGAACATGACCCAAACGAAATCTGGTCTTCCCAGATTTCTGTGGCTGCAGAAGTTATAGCTAAAGCCGGAATATCAGGACTGGAGGTCGCTGCTATCGGTATTACCAATCAAAGAGAGACAACTGTAGTATGGGACAGACATACCAGTGAACCGATTTATAATGCTATTGTATGGCAGGACAGAAGAACATCCAGATATTGCGACGAATTAAAATCCCAGGGACACACTGATGAGATTAAACAAAAAACAGGGCTTGTCCTGGATGCTTACTTTTCTGCCACAAAGCTAAAATGGATCTTGGATAATGTAGAAGGAGCAAGAGAAAAAGCAGAAGCCGGAGATCTTTGTTTCGGAACTGTTGACACCTGGCTAATATGGAAACTGACAAGAGGAAAAATGTTTATTACCGATGTTTCCAATGCCAGCAGAACCATGATGTTTAATATCCGTACCATGGACTGGGATGATGATTTATTAAAATTATTCAACATTCCTCGTGCAATACTTCCTGAAGTAAAACAAAGCAGCGAAGTGTATGGAGAAACCTCTACTACCCTTTTCTCGACAAAAATTCCAATTGCAGGTATTGCAGGAGACCAGCAGGCTGCATTATTCGGACAAATGTGTACAAAGCCGGGAATGGTAAAAAATACATATGGCACCGGGTGTTTTCTATTGATGAATACAGGTAACGAAGCTGTATATTCTAAAAATAACTTGCTAACTACAGTAGCATGGAAAATAAACGGAGAAGTCAGCTATGCGCTGGAAGGCAGTGTATTTGTAGGAGGAGCTGCTATACAGTGGCTAAGAGACGGATTAAAGATTATTCATGATTCATCTGAAGTTAGTACACTTGCAGAAACCGTAGAAGATAATGGTGGCGTATACTTCGTACCTGCACTTACCGGACTGGGTGCCCCTTACTGGGATCAGTATGCACGCGGGACTATTATCGGCGTAACACGTGGTACAACAGATGGTCACATTGCCAGAGCTACTTTAGAAGGTATTGCATTTCAGGTTTACGATATTGTAAAAGCTATGGAGGCAGATGCCGGAACCCAAAGTACAGAACTTCGTGTGGACGGAGGAGCATCTGCCAGTGACATGTTAATGCAAATCCAATCAGACCTTTTCGGGTTCAAAATTATTCGTCCAAAGACTCTTGAAACTACAGCACTTGGGGCTGCTTATCTGGCAGGTCTAGCAGTAGGCTTCTGGGAGAGCGTAGATGAGATTCAGTCTCAATGGATTATAGAAAAAGAGTTTACACCTAAGGAAGACAAAAGCAAAATCGACAATATGGTCAACTTTTGGCACAAAGCTGTAAAACGTTCTCAGGCCTGGATAGAAGAATAA
- a CDS encoding glycerol-3-phosphate dehydrogenase/oxidase has protein sequence MKRKEELTKVSQDQEWDFIIIGGGASGLGSALDATTRGFRTLLLESHDFAKATSSRSTKLVHGGVRYLAQGNIDLVKEALYERGLLAKNAAHLVKNQSFIIPNYNWWGGIYYKIGLSVYDFLAGKLSLGKTRYINKAQTVEKLPTIEQKGLASGVVYQDGQFDDSRLAINLAQTIVEKGGTVINYTKVVGLLKNESNKITGVIAEDQFTKERYEIKAKAVVNATGVFTNDILNMSNPKHGKFVVPSQGIHFVLDKSFLKSNDAIMIPKTSDGRVLFVVPWHERALIGTTDTLVDEPSFEPKALESEIDFVLKTARQYLSKKPTKEDVLSVFAGLRPLAAPKDGGKSTKEVSRSHKVIVAETGLVTITGGKWTTYRQMAEDTIDKAIEVHNLKKVPSKTKELSIHGNIPAKDVDRSNHLYIYGSDIPAIKALQQEKPEYAERIHPNNEFTVAEVVWAIRNEMAETIEDVLARRVRLLFLDARAAIDSARKVAEIFAQELGWDAEKVENETESFISLAKEYLLVPYTTNEMKNSK, from the coding sequence ATGAAACGAAAAGAAGAGCTTACAAAAGTTTCACAAGATCAGGAATGGGACTTTATAATTATCGGAGGTGGTGCCAGCGGACTAGGGTCTGCTCTGGATGCTACAACGAGAGGTTTCAGAACTTTGTTACTGGAATCCCATGATTTTGCTAAAGCTACTTCAAGCCGGAGTACCAAACTTGTGCATGGTGGTGTAAGATACCTGGCACAGGGAAACATAGACCTTGTGAAGGAAGCCCTGTACGAAAGAGGACTTCTGGCGAAAAATGCTGCTCACCTTGTTAAAAATCAGTCTTTTATTATTCCGAATTATAACTGGTGGGGCGGTATATATTATAAAATAGGATTATCTGTTTACGATTTTCTGGCGGGGAAACTCAGCCTTGGTAAAACCAGATATATCAATAAAGCACAAACCGTAGAAAAGCTTCCAACTATAGAACAAAAAGGTCTTGCCAGCGGTGTTGTGTATCAGGATGGGCAGTTTGACGATTCCCGTTTGGCCATTAACCTTGCCCAGACTATAGTAGAAAAAGGCGGTACTGTAATCAATTATACGAAGGTTGTAGGTCTTCTGAAAAACGAAAGTAATAAAATTACAGGAGTAATAGCTGAAGATCAGTTTACTAAAGAACGCTACGAAATAAAAGCGAAAGCTGTAGTTAATGCAACAGGGGTTTTCACCAATGACATCCTGAACATGAGTAATCCAAAACATGGAAAATTTGTTGTTCCAAGTCAGGGAATCCATTTCGTATTAGATAAATCATTCCTAAAGAGTAATGATGCTATCATGATCCCTAAAACTTCTGACGGACGTGTTCTTTTCGTTGTTCCATGGCATGAGAGAGCCTTAATTGGTACTACAGACACATTAGTAGATGAACCGAGTTTCGAACCGAAAGCTCTGGAATCCGAAATTGATTTCGTTTTGAAAACCGCAAGACAATATCTGTCTAAAAAGCCAACTAAAGAAGATGTACTTTCTGTATTTGCAGGCTTACGTCCTTTAGCAGCACCAAAAGACGGAGGTAAAAGCACAAAAGAAGTATCCCGAAGTCATAAAGTTATTGTAGCCGAAACCGGTCTTGTAACCATTACCGGCGGAAAATGGACTACCTACCGACAAATGGCTGAAGATACTATAGATAAAGCAATAGAAGTTCATAACCTGAAAAAAGTTCCTTCTAAAACTAAGGAGCTTTCTATCCACGGAAATATCCCGGCAAAAGATGTTGACAGAAGTAATCACCTGTATATCTATGGTTCGGATATTCCGGCTATAAAAGCACTACAACAGGAAAAGCCTGAATACGCAGAAAGAATACATCCAAACAATGAATTTACAGTTGCTGAAGTTGTATGGGCAATCCGAAATGAAATGGCTGAAACTATAGAGGATGTACTGGCCAGAAGAGTCCGTCTTCTTTTCTTAGATGCCAGAGCAGCCATAGATTCAGCACGAAAAGTAGCAGAGATCTTTGCTCAGGAACTCGGATGGGATGCTGAAAAAGTAGAAAACGAAACTGAAAGTTTCATTTCACTCGCTAAAGAATATCTTCTTGTACCCTATACCACCAACGAAATGAAAAACTCTAAATAA
- a CDS encoding DeoR/GlpR family DNA-binding transcription regulator: MIARHNNILKELEKKEYVLVQDLCEKYNVSSVTIRKDLSYLEGLGLLHRTHGGASKQSRFAYEKNVNEKENINVEIKQAIARKAANIIDENDSVILASGTTIHYLARTMGSFQKLTVLTSSLRVALELCMMPNINIIQLGGEVRKSSTSIVGAISESVLKQFSCHKLFLGVDGIDLEFGISCSSAAEAHLNQAMIECAEKVIVLADSSKINKKGFGKIADLDRVDTIITDKGIDLETKERLEDMGVTVIISD, encoded by the coding sequence ATGATAGCCCGCCACAATAACATTCTTAAGGAACTGGAAAAGAAAGAATATGTACTGGTACAAGATCTTTGTGAGAAATATAATGTTTCGTCCGTAACAATCCGAAAAGACTTAAGCTATCTTGAAGGGTTGGGATTATTGCACAGAACCCACGGTGGAGCTAGTAAGCAGTCACGTTTTGCCTATGAGAAAAACGTAAATGAAAAAGAAAACATCAACGTAGAAATCAAACAGGCTATAGCCAGAAAAGCAGCAAATATTATTGATGAAAATGATTCTGTTATATTGGCTTCTGGAACAACTATACATTATCTGGCTCGCACAATGGGAAGTTTTCAGAAGCTTACAGTTCTTACTTCTTCTTTACGCGTAGCATTAGAGTTGTGTATGATGCCGAATATTAATATTATTCAGTTGGGTGGAGAAGTAAGAAAAAGCTCTACTTCTATTGTCGGAGCTATTTCGGAATCAGTACTAAAGCAATTTTCCTGTCACAAACTCTTTTTAGGTGTCGACGGAATTGATCTGGAATTTGGTATTAGCTGCTCCAGTGCAGCCGAAGCTCATCTGAATCAGGCTATGATAGAATGTGCGGAGAAAGTTATTGTCCTGGCAGATTCGTCTAAAATCAATAAAAAAGGTTTCGGCAAAATAGCAGATCTGGATAGGGTAGATACCATTATTACAGATAAAGGAATTGACCTTGAAACCAAAGAACGCCTTGAAGATATGGGTGTTACAGTAATTATTTCTGATTAA
- a CDS encoding SusC/RagA family TonB-linked outer membrane protein has product MDAMKVFKIPVSVAYFTSRGLLIGAISASPILFAQKKDSLKEKSIDEVVVVGYGTQKKSKVSGAVSEASLDKLTSRSLSGVGEVLQGKAPGVTVVNEGGDPNGSPKVNIRGLGGINGETPLYVVDGVVFNGTPAINPNDIQDISVLKDASAAIYGARSSGGVILITTKKGKKGNITVDFDVKFGVNQAWRLKESLNAAEFQDVMYKAYENAGKLSSLPLAFNAEKYPDGRVTRTDWMKEIFRTGTIQEYNVNLSGGNDKSRFFVGMNHRNLEGILLNTQAKRYNFRVNSEHKVKDWLTIGENMYYNYSDGNTADTKNGYTGAVVAAMYYPPNVPVYTPTGAFSGLPIDVAGGYGDMINPVAYLKRISIKNPTHEILINPYAEVTLAKNLKFRSNFSQTFRIGTIKNFTSRVLEVGKIFDTNNLEYQSNNSSTSLAEQLLTYKFSAGKHNFDFLAGFTFQKTIDEGFMARAYDFRSEAEVFRYLQNTADNNKDLSSYRYQQALVSYLARINYDYAGKYIISVLGRRDGSSLVAKQNRFANYYAVSGAWVMSKENFMQDIEWLSNLKLRGSYGVLGNLGGISSQAVNPLMIRDNNIIFGRDPSQNIAYYATTRPNPNLKWGKSEQTNFGLDASFLNNSLSLQFDYFIKNSKDQIFNVSLPSTATYTNQYINAGLFQDKGYELGINYNSKNTGDFSYSIGATFSQLKNTVKQLADVNEIFINDNAVRGVLKPTRIRVGESLYSYYGYKTDGIFRSQEEINNYKDANGALIQPNAKPGDIKFLKKEGNTGTLNNNDFVNLGNPYPKFSYGLSYNMTWKNFDLNVFFQGVYGNKIFNGLKFISLNPGGTGQNYNMDKDILNAWTPENTNTNIPRLVQGDPSGNYSKVSDFYVENGSYLRLKNLTIGYSLPKEIYSKININRLRIYMTANNLFTITKYKGFDPEVGMNTYGVDTGRYPQARSFIFGVEIGL; this is encoded by the coding sequence ATGGATGCCATGAAAGTATTTAAAATCCCTGTCTCGGTGGCTTATTTTACAAGCCGGGGGCTATTAATTGGAGCAATATCGGCCTCACCAATATTGTTTGCCCAAAAGAAAGACAGTTTAAAAGAGAAGTCCATAGACGAGGTTGTCGTTGTGGGATACGGAACACAGAAAAAGAGTAAAGTATCGGGTGCTGTTTCAGAGGCGTCACTGGATAAACTTACTTCCAGATCTTTGTCTGGTGTAGGTGAAGTACTTCAGGGTAAAGCACCGGGGGTAACAGTGGTAAATGAAGGGGGAGATCCCAATGGTTCGCCAAAAGTAAATATCCGTGGTTTAGGCGGGATTAACGGAGAGACTCCTCTTTACGTTGTAGATGGTGTTGTTTTTAATGGTACACCAGCGATTAACCCTAACGATATTCAGGATATATCTGTACTTAAAGATGCCTCTGCAGCAATCTATGGAGCCAGATCCTCAGGCGGTGTTATTCTTATTACGACCAAGAAAGGTAAAAAAGGTAATATTACTGTAGATTTTGATGTTAAGTTTGGTGTGAATCAGGCATGGAGATTGAAGGAATCTTTAAATGCAGCAGAGTTTCAGGATGTAATGTATAAGGCTTATGAAAATGCCGGTAAACTTAGCAGTCTGCCTTTAGCTTTCAATGCAGAAAAATATCCGGACGGAAGAGTAACCAGAACAGACTGGATGAAAGAAATTTTCCGTACCGGAACAATCCAGGAATACAACGTTAATCTAAGTGGTGGAAATGATAAGTCCAGATTTTTTGTGGGAATGAACCACAGAAACCTGGAAGGTATCTTACTGAACACACAGGCAAAGAGATACAACTTCAGAGTAAATTCTGAACATAAAGTAAAAGACTGGTTAACTATCGGGGAGAACATGTACTATAATTACTCCGACGGAAATACAGCAGATACTAAGAATGGTTATACAGGTGCGGTAGTGGCAGCGATGTATTACCCGCCGAATGTTCCGGTATATACACCTACAGGAGCATTTTCCGGTTTACCGATTGATGTTGCCGGAGGTTACGGGGATATGATCAATCCGGTGGCTTATCTTAAAAGGATTAGTATAAAAAATCCTACACATGAAATTTTAATCAATCCTTATGCAGAAGTTACTTTAGCTAAAAATTTAAAGTTCAGATCTAACTTTTCTCAGACATTCAGAATCGGAACGATTAAAAACTTTACATCCAGAGTACTGGAAGTAGGGAAAATATTCGATACCAATAATTTAGAATATCAGTCTAATAACTCTTCTACCTCTCTTGCAGAGCAGCTTCTTACCTATAAATTCTCTGCAGGCAAACATAATTTCGATTTCTTAGCTGGTTTTACTTTCCAGAAGACAATTGATGAAGGTTTCATGGCCAGAGCTTATGATTTCAGAAGTGAAGCAGAAGTTTTCCGTTATCTTCAGAATACAGCGGATAACAACAAAGATCTGTCCAGTTATAGATATCAGCAGGCTTTAGTTTCTTATCTGGCAAGGATTAACTACGATTATGCTGGTAAATATATTATCAGTGTACTAGGAAGAAGAGATGGGTCTTCATTAGTAGCCAAACAAAACAGATTTGCCAATTATTATGCAGTTTCAGGTGCATGGGTAATGTCTAAGGAAAACTTTATGCAGGATATCGAATGGCTTTCTAATCTTAAACTTAGAGGAAGTTATGGTGTTCTGGGTAACCTTGGCGGGATTTCTTCACAGGCAGTAAATCCGTTAATGATAAGAGATAACAATATTATTTTCGGACGGGATCCTTCCCAGAATATTGCTTACTATGCTACAACACGTCCTAATCCAAACTTAAAATGGGGGAAATCTGAACAAACCAACTTTGGTTTAGATGCTTCATTCCTGAACAATAGTCTTTCTTTACAGTTCGATTATTTCATTAAAAACTCCAAAGATCAGATTTTTAATGTAAGCCTTCCGAGTACAGCAACTTATACGAATCAGTATATCAATGCCGGATTATTCCAGGATAAAGGTTACGAATTAGGAATTAATTACAACAGCAAAAATACAGGAGATTTCAGTTACTCAATAGGAGCAACTTTCAGTCAGCTAAAAAATACAGTTAAGCAGCTGGCAGATGTAAACGAAATCTTTATTAATGACAATGCTGTAAGAGGAGTACTGAAGCCTACGCGTATACGAGTAGGAGAGTCACTTTATTCTTATTACGGATATAAGACAGATGGTATTTTCCGTTCACAGGAAGAAATCAATAATTATAAAGATGCTAATGGTGCTCTTATCCAGCCTAATGCTAAGCCAGGTGATATTAAGTTCCTGAAAAAAGAAGGAAATACCGGTACACTTAATAACAATGATTTTGTAAACCTAGGAAATCCATATCCTAAATTCTCTTATGGATTGTCTTATAATATGACATGGAAAAATTTTGATCTGAATGTATTCTTCCAGGGAGTATATGGGAATAAAATATTCAACGGCCTGAAATTTATTTCATTAAACCCAGGCGGAACGGGGCAGAATTATAACATGGATAAAGATATTCTGAATGCATGGACTCCGGAAAATACCAATACCAATATTCCGAGACTTGTTCAGGGTGATCCTTCCGGAAACTACTCCAAAGTATCAGATTTTTATGTAGAAAACGGATCTTACCTGAGACTGAAGAACCTTACAATAGGTTATTCACTACCTAAAGAGATTTACAGCAAAATCAATATAAACAGATTAAGAATTTATATGACGGCTAATAATCTGTTTACTATCACTAAATACAAAGGTTTTGATCCTGAAGTGGGGATGAATACTTATGGTGTAGACACAGGGAGATATCCGCAGGCTCGTTCATTTATTTTCGGTGTAGAAATCGGGTTATAA
- a CDS encoding RagB/SusD family nutrient uptake outer membrane protein: MKFFNKIVLVSGISAVLLSCTSELDVQPEGTPTEASFWKTENDLVTGANAMYKPLYDSEFYGRGFFWFINASDDMVTGRAKSEADNAKNFSSNYIAAGDLETQWNKRYTVIGIANRVIRNVDNIQAATAVKNKYLGEALFMSSRMYFELAYSYGNEKAGVPIIDRTKEPDPNPIPRAANVTENYNYIINDLKKAAELLPAQEELAAKDFGRPHKAAAWALMAKVYLFMKDWKNAAYWANEVMTKGNRNLLNNYADVFKAENNYSSEYIWSIPSTPKFNAIGSILPGVMLENKGWGEYNGWGYFQPTKELFTEYEAGDKRRDVTILKAGDKFTFNGKERSYASSNSLTGYQFNKYMDAFKYPLNSGHVSANGDYPCTDLAVPIMRYAEVILIKAEALLMSGQNADQEINMIRKRAGLAPKSGCTMADLKHERRCELAGEWADRHRDLVRWGDAKDTYAKPLHGADDKEVWASRNFNPAVHNVWAVPQVEIVNSHGVIKQNEGW, translated from the coding sequence ATGAAATTTTTCAATAAAATAGTTTTAGTATCGGGAATATCTGCTGTATTGCTTTCATGTACAAGCGAGCTTGATGTTCAGCCGGAAGGAACTCCGACAGAAGCGAGTTTCTGGAAAACAGAAAACGACCTTGTAACGGGAGCAAATGCGATGTACAAACCTTTGTATGATAGCGAGTTTTATGGCAGAGGTTTTTTCTGGTTTATCAACGCCAGCGATGATATGGTAACAGGAAGGGCAAAAAGTGAGGCTGATAATGCAAAGAACTTTAGCAGCAATTATATTGCAGCAGGAGATTTGGAAACCCAGTGGAATAAGAGATATACAGTTATTGGTATTGCCAATCGTGTTATCCGTAATGTAGACAATATTCAGGCTGCAACAGCTGTGAAAAACAAATACCTGGGTGAAGCTTTATTCATGAGCAGCAGAATGTATTTTGAGTTGGCATACAGTTATGGTAATGAGAAAGCAGGAGTTCCTATTATTGATCGTACAAAAGAACCGGATCCAAATCCTATTCCGCGGGCAGCCAACGTAACGGAAAACTACAATTATATTATAAACGACCTGAAAAAGGCAGCAGAATTACTGCCAGCTCAGGAAGAGCTTGCTGCTAAGGATTTCGGAAGACCTCATAAAGCTGCTGCATGGGCTCTTATGGCTAAAGTATACCTTTTCATGAAAGACTGGAAAAATGCGGCATACTGGGCAAATGAGGTTATGACTAAAGGAAACAGAAACCTGTTGAATAACTATGCAGATGTTTTCAAAGCGGAGAATAATTACAGTTCCGAATATATCTGGTCAATACCAAGTACACCAAAATTCAATGCTATAGGAAGTATACTTCCGGGAGTAATGCTTGAAAATAAAGGCTGGGGCGAATACAATGGTTGGGGGTATTTCCAGCCAACCAAGGAGCTTTTTACTGAGTATGAAGCAGGAGACAAAAGAAGAGATGTAACCATTCTGAAAGCTGGAGATAAGTTTACATTCAATGGGAAAGAAAGGAGCTATGCTTCTTCTAATTCTCTTACAGGGTATCAGTTCAACAAGTATATGGATGCGTTCAAATATCCGTTGAACAGCGGCCACGTAAGTGCAAATGGTGATTATCCATGTACAGATCTTGCCGTACCGATTATGCGTTATGCAGAAGTAATTCTTATAAAAGCAGAAGCATTGTTAATGTCGGGACAAAATGCTGATCAGGAAATTAACATGATTAGAAAGCGTGCAGGTTTGGCACCGAAAAGTGGATGTACAATGGCTGACCTGAAGCATGAAAGACGTTGTGAGCTGGCAGGTGAGTGGGCAGACAGACACAGAGATTTGGTACGTTGGGGAGATGCAAAGGATACTTATGCTAAACCTTTGCATGGTGCAGATGATAAGGAAGTATGGGCTTCAAGAAACTTCAATCCGGCAGTGCACAATGTGTGGGCAGTTCCACAAGTGGAAATTGTAAACAGCCATGGAGTAATTAAGCAAAATGAAGGCTGGTAA
- a CDS encoding alkaline phosphatase: MKQAKKIWAILALAVFANTQAQNYLNYNVGNAHSHNDYMQEIPFWQAYYANFGSIEADVFLVKGKLWVAHTEKELSPERTLESLYLDNIAKQIKLNNGHIYQDTNKKLQLLIDVKQDYKTTLDALVSTLQKYPEITNNQDIKIVITGGRPQPKDFKNYPAYLFFDGDLDKTYTADELKRVGMFSADLPALVKWNGKGIPRDEETARIKNAVEKAHQQQKPMRFYGAPDFPNAWVNLMDIGVDYINTDHIPDLKKFMNTIPKNFYKNQKEYSVYKPTYETDGVNKKVKNVILLIPDGTSLPQYYAAFTANKGKLNVFNMKATGLSKTNSSNAYITDSAPGSTAFATGVKTKNTFVGVDNEGKALAQIPDIIAAKGMTSGLISTGDVTDATPADFYAHSDNRNSSEPILKDFVSSKTKILIGGPTSGLTEDNLKKIREAKIDLYKDLKSVKNTNNRTLVIDPLASQRITNGRGNWLANAFDLTLNDLKTNKNGFFMMVEASQTDGGGHSNNIEQLVTELLDFDYVVGKAMKFADENKETLVVVLGDHETGGLTLLDGSLKEGWIFGNFSTNDHTSIPSSVFAYGPNSKEFTGLFENTEIFNKILAAYGIRK; the protein is encoded by the coding sequence ATGAAACAAGCAAAAAAAATATGGGCAATACTGGCTTTGGCAGTATTTGCAAACACACAGGCACAGAATTATTTGAATTATAATGTAGGAAATGCCCATTCGCATAATGATTATATGCAGGAAATTCCTTTCTGGCAGGCATATTATGCTAATTTTGGTTCCATAGAGGCAGATGTTTTTCTGGTAAAAGGAAAGCTTTGGGTTGCCCATACTGAGAAAGAATTATCACCTGAGCGGACTTTGGAGAGCCTTTACCTTGATAATATAGCCAAACAGATTAAGCTGAATAACGGGCATATTTATCAGGATACAAATAAAAAGTTACAGCTATTAATTGATGTTAAACAAGATTATAAAACAACACTGGATGCTTTAGTAAGTACGCTGCAGAAATATCCTGAAATTACGAATAATCAGGATATTAAAATTGTTATTACAGGGGGCAGACCGCAGCCTAAGGATTTCAAAAATTATCCTGCTTATTTATTTTTCGATGGTGATCTGGATAAAACTTATACAGCAGATGAACTGAAAAGAGTAGGAATGTTCAGTGCAGATTTGCCAGCTTTAGTAAAATGGAACGGAAAAGGTATCCCAAGAGATGAAGAGACTGCAAGAATAAAAAATGCAGTCGAAAAAGCACATCAGCAGCAAAAGCCAATGCGTTTTTATGGAGCACCGGATTTTCCGAATGCATGGGTTAATCTTATGGATATAGGTGTAGATTATATCAATACAGATCATATTCCCGATCTGAAAAAGTTTATGAATACTATTCCGAAGAATTTTTATAAAAATCAGAAGGAATACAGCGTTTATAAGCCTACATATGAAACTGACGGGGTTAATAAAAAAGTGAAAAATGTAATTCTTCTTATTCCTGATGGTACATCATTGCCGCAGTATTATGCTGCATTCACAGCGAACAAAGGAAAATTAAATGTCTTTAATATGAAAGCGACGGGATTGTCTAAAACCAATTCTTCCAACGCTTATATTACTGATTCGGCACCGGGGTCAACAGCTTTTGCTACAGGTGTAAAAACCAAAAATACATTTGTAGGAGTTGATAATGAAGGAAAAGCTTTAGCGCAGATTCCGGATATCATTGCTGCAAAAGGAATGACTTCAGGTCTTATTTCTACCGGAGATGTTACCGATGCCACACCGGCAGATTTCTATGCACATTCCGATAACAGGAATAGTTCAGAACCTATTCTGAAAGACTTTGTAAGTTCTAAAACCAAAATACTTATAGGTGGCCCCACAAGCGGACTTACAGAAGATAATCTTAAAAAAATAAGAGAAGCTAAAATTGATTTATATAAAGATTTGAAATCTGTAAAGAATACCAATAACCGTACTTTAGTTATTGATCCTCTGGCTTCACAGAGAATAACTAACGGAAGAGGAAACTGGCTGGCCAATGCTTTTGATCTTACCTTAAACGATTTGAAAACCAACAAAAATGGTTTCTTTATGATGGTTGAAGCTTCCCAGACTGATGGTGGTGGCCACAGCAATAATATAGAGCAACTAGTGACCGAGTTATTGGATTTTGATTATGTTGTAGGAAAAGCAATGAAATTCGCTGATGAAAACAAGGAGACACTTGTTGTTGTTTTAGGGGATCATGAAACCGGAGGTTTAACTTTGTTGGATGGTAGCCTGAAAGAGGGCTGGATATTTGGCAATTTTAGTACAAACGATCATACTTCTATTCCTTCCAGTGTATTTGCTTATGGTCCTAATTCTAAAGAGTTTACAGGTTTGTTTGAGAATACAGAAATTTTCAACAAAATTTTAGCTGCTTACGGAATTCGGAAATAA